From one Labeo rohita strain BAU-BD-2019 chromosome 8, IGBB_LRoh.1.0, whole genome shotgun sequence genomic stretch:
- the LOC127170036 gene encoding leucine-rich repeat and transmembrane domain-containing protein 1, whose amino-acid sequence MAGVVFALSSLLLLQTVSSCPKECSCDTHTKVVDCRGRGLYDIPRKLHQDTLELYLQNNHLRGLGSMSFRETPQLQILDLANNSITTLSPSALLGLRSLKVLSLANNSIREVDRRLLVSIRNLTILDLSFNTIGGLPGALADSFHILTHLSLQYNRLTKLDRIHLEALGNLKVLQLKGNPWRCDCHLIGLKLWLETFAFKGGTVDSVTCVQPHLMLERDLRHIPYELFHSCMITSYSYLFANIHYLDNKHRMLSGQLHPSPRSPSGSDFSHSGEAVLPECEAKQRSRPVNYRHAIATVVITGVVCGIVCLMMLAAAVYGCAYAAINAKYQRELKMKAKESGLGEEQKNIDREEDK is encoded by the exons ATGGCAG GTGTGGTCTTTGCATTATCAAGCCTGTTATTACTCCAGACAGTCTCCTCTTGCCCCAAGGAGTGCTCGTGTGACACCCACACCAAAGTGGTGGACTGCCGAGGACGAGGATTATATGATATTCCACGTAAACTTCATCAAGACACCCTGGAGCTGTATCTCCAAAATAACCATCTCCGAGGCCTGGGCTCCATGTCCTTTCGAGAGACACCACAACTTCAAATTCTGGACCTAGCAAACAATTCAATCACAACACTTTCCCCCAGTGCCCTTTTGGGACTTAGAAGCTTAAAGGTCCTCAGCTTGGCCAATAACTCTATCCGGGAAGTGGATCGACGGCTTCTGGTTTCAATAAGGAATCTAACCATATTGGACTTGTCCTTTAACACCATAGGTGGTCTACCAGGAGCTCTTGCTGACAGTTTCCACATTCTGACCCATCTGTCACTCCAGTACAATCGTCTAACAAAGCTGGACCGTATACACCTGGAGGCTCTTGGAAATCTTAAAGTTCTGCAGCTGAAGGGCAATCCTTGGAGATGTGACTGTCATCTGATAGGACTCAAACTATGGTTGGAGACATTTGCCTTCAAAG gtGGAACAGTGGACAGCGTCACATGCGTCCAGCCTCATCTCATGCTGGAGCGGGACCTCCGGCACATTCCCTATGAGCTTTTCCACTCTTGCATGATCACCAGCTACAGCTACCTGTTCGCCAACATCCATTACCTGGACAACAAACACCGCATGCTCAGCGGACAGCTCCATCCAAGCCCCAGATCACCATCCGGGAGTGATTTCAGCCACTCGGGAGAAGCAGTACTCCCCGAGTGTGAGGCCAAGCAGAGATCCCGACCTGTAAACTACAGACACGCCATAGCCACAGTGGTCATCACAGGAGTGGTTTGTGGAATTGTGTGTTTGATGATGTTGGCAGCAGCTGTCTACGGATGTGCATATGCAGCAATTAATGCCAAGTATCAAAGGGAGCTGAAGATGAAAGCGAAAGAGTCGGGTTTGGGAGAAGAGCAGAAAAACATCGACAGAGAGGAGGACAAGTAA